The Zavarzinella sp. sequence GAATTCATTCCTTTCAACTGAAACATGTCGATCGCCAGGCCGCGTGGCTTGTCCAGTTTCAGTCCACCTTCTAACACGACCGAATCAAAATCCGCCCAGCCCTTGTCGGTTTTGGCACCCACTTTTTTGGCGATTTCTTCGGTCATAATCATCGCAGGCGCGCCTGTGTCGATAATAAAGTTAAACGGCCCTTTATTATTAATTTTGGCCCGCACCAGGACGTGCTTGGTATCGGTCAGGCGGTAAGGCACTTCAAACGTAGGGGGCTGCTTTTTCTTCGGTTCTTCTGCGTTCACTGCGAAAGAACTGATGCATAGTGCAGCACCGACGATCATCCATTTCATTGCAGACTCCTGTTGCATTTACAGTGGTGGGTTATTCAAAGGCAATCTTCAGAATTTTGAAGCGTTTCAATCCTTTTGGAACTTCAATTTCTGCAATATCGCCTTTCTTTTTCCCCAGTAATCCACGTCCAATGGGGCTGGAGGTTAAAATCTTATTTTCGTCCGGATCGTCCTGCCCCGGGCCAACCAATTGATAGGTATCTTCATCTTTGGTGTCCATGTCCTTGATGGTCACCGTACACCCAAACACAACAACATCCCGCGGAAGAGAATTCGGATCAATAATGGTGGCTCGGGCCAGTTTCCCTTTCAACTGATCTATTTTTGCCTGCTGCATTCCCTGATCTTCACGGGCAGCGTGGTATTCTGCATTTTCGCTCAGATCGCCCATTTCGCGTGCGGTGGCAACCCGACGGGTGATCTCCAGCAAATGGGATTCCATCTGCGACAATTCCGCTTTCAGGTTGTCATAACCTTCGCGGGTCATCGGAATTCGTTCTTCGATCATGATCATTCTCCCCAACGTATCTCTTTCGTGCAGATACGCTTATCTCACTTGAAACTTGATGATTTGTAGACAGATCCTGGAATTAGGGGATCCAATTGGTCGTTTCATCCACCGAAGCTGCGAATTCAGCTAACAATATGGCGGCATTAATCAAATCATCTGTATGAACCATTTCTACCGGGCTGTGCATATAGCGGTTCGGAATACCAATTAGGCCCGTTGCCACTCCACCACGAGATAGTTGGATTGCATTGGCATCGGTGCCTGTTGCTCGATTGGCCCCACGAACCTGATATGGGACTTCTGCCCGCTTGGCAGCAGCCTCCAGGTGGGCAAAAACGTGGGGGTTAATATTGGGCCCACGATACAACACGGGGCCCCCACCTAATTTCACATCGCCAATCTGTTTATTTTCTGATCCAGGTGTATCCGTTGCGTGGGTCACATCAATTGCAATCCCTACGTGGGGCTGCACGGAATACGCACTGGTGGTTGCCCCACGAAGGCCGATTTCTTCCTGAACGGTGGAAACAGCATAAACTGCCGACCGCCGATCACGCTGATGCAACAAACGGAGTGCTTCAAATGCCACCCAAACACCCACCTTATCGTCCATGGCGGGACTGGTTACATTCCCGTTGAGCATTTCACGGAATCCCAGTTCTACAGTAACCGGGTCACCTAACTGCACGAGCTCACTGGCTTCTTCTTTATTTCGGACACCAATATCGAGCCAAAGTTCGTGTATCTGTGGCACTTTGTTCCGTTCTTCGGGTGTCAACAGGTGCGGGGCTTTGCGGGCGATCAAGCCAGTTAATGGGCCGGATTTCGACCAGACTGTCATCCGTTGCCCAATCGCGACAGCCACATCCCAGCCACCAATCGGCTGAAAGTACAAATAGCCGTTAGCATCAATGTATTCTACCATCAAACCCAACTGATCGCAGTGCCCTGCAAACATCACCCGCAGGGGAGCGGAGCCGGGGTCTTTCGGTTGCAGGCTGGCAATCACATTGCCATGCACATCTGTCTGAATGTGATCGGCAAACTCGCTCGACCAAGACCGCACCACTCCTTGAACCGGCTGCTCAAAGCCGGAGGGACTGGGAGTCTCCAGGATGTCTTTCAGAAATGTATAAGAGCGATCGTACATGCCACAGAACCTTTTCTACACAAATAACGGAAGGGGTACGGTTTACCGCACCCCCAAGCACTTGGCCAACTTTTAGTATGATAGCTGTACGCACAGTTTACAAGCGATAATCTGTCTTGAAACCAAAAAATGTGGGAGAGCGGTGCCATAATGCTCTCATCATTTTTTCATAATATAGCCTGATTGGCTTCAAGATGCAATGACAGTTATCTGAATATTGTATCATCGTAAAGTATTTTCATATAAGGAGTTAGCGAATGGCTGGCCATTCCCACTGGGCAAATATTTCCAGAAAAAAATCAATCGTTGATGCCAAACGTGGAAAATTATTCAGTAAGCTGAGTCGTTACATCATTATTGCCGCACGTAACGGTGGGGGCGATCCTGATGCCAATTTGAAATTGCGATACGCCATCGACAAAGCACGTGCGGTTTCGATGCCACGTGAAAATATTGAACGGGCTATCAAACGTGGCACGGGGGAACTGGGTGGCGAACAGATGGAGGAACTGGTCTACGAGGGATTTGGACCAGGTGGGGTGGCAATTATTTGCGATGTGCTGACCGATAACCGCAACCGCACCAATGGCGAAGTGCGAAAAATCTTCGAAAAAGGTGGCGGCAACATGGGTAACCCTGGCTGTGTGGGTTACCTGTTTACTCGGAAAGGGCTGTTTCTGATTGAAGGTGAGGCAACAAATGAAGAAACACTCATGAATATTGTGCTGGAAAATGGTGCCGAAGATCTACAAAGAGATGGAGATCATTTTCAAGTAACTTGCGACGTTTCCGCATTCAACGGTTTGCAGGCAGCACTTCATGCGAAAGGAATCCATCCCACTACGGAAGAGCTGGCAATGATCCCCAGCAATCAGGTGGAACTGGATGTCGAAACTGGCAAAAAACTGGTAAAGTTGCTCGAAACACTGGATGATAACGACGATATTCAGAACGTATATTCGAATGGAAATATTACCGCAGAAATGTCCGAGTGATTAGGTTGTGGAAATAAATCGGCAGTGAGCCACCTTTTTCAGACAATTTCACAGATACCAGCATCAGTTTACCTTCCTATGATAGCTTGTAAACAATCGACTTGATGACCACGCAGCTAAGCACGCTGCTGGTCTGTGCAGGAACAACCGACCCTGGGGTAATTTTTCGTTGATCGCAGCTAATTGTCCATCATGTCACAAGGAAATACGTGTCCCACAGGAATTGGTGGGCAAACCGCTCCGCTGCCCATTCTGTAAATCATTGTTGCAAGCATCGGGATTGTCAGAAGCAGGCAGTATTCAACTGACCTTATTGCGTTGGAATCCCCTGCAATCCCGATTGATGCTTCCTGGCCTGTTGTTGCTGATGATCGGAAGTACTGGTATGGTGCTGAACGGCGTGGATGCAGCACAGGCATGGGTAGACCCAAAGGGATATGCGGAACGAACACGTTCGAACATGCAAATGCATGCGGAACAACTAGGGAAAGAGGCAGATAAAACACCTGAAAAAGATGAGGCCCGTGTGCGAAGACTGGATCGTCAGGCAGATCTGGTCAACCATATTCCGATTGCCGTGAAATGGTTACCCTGGTTCAAGACTGTCACCACCCTGCTGAGTGTGCTTACCACCATCGGCGGGGTGTGCCTGGTAACCAGGCGCTATCGGCGTATTGCTTTGACGGGAGCCATCGCTTCCATCCTGAATGTGGCAACCTGTTGCGGTTTTGTCGGTTTACCGCTGGGTGGCTGGGCGTTAATTCGCATCCTCTCGCCGGAAGGGACAAAAGAATTTCAACAAAAACCTACATCACCATCATCGTAAGTAAGTTTTGCAGCCAGTTAAGGAAAACTGACAATCACCTGATTCAGCAATCTTTTCGGAGCATCCATGGCTGATATTGAAGACACCTATGCAGAAGCATTTCGCAGTTTATACACGGAAATCCTGATCACCGCTCGCGATCGCCGCTGGCTGGATGAGGCAGTAAGGTCTGCAACTGGGAATGCATCTTCCACCATCCTCTGCGATTGTGAAGCTGGCCTCGATCGATATGTTGGTCCAGGTGGGGATGAATTATTCCCCACACCAGATGGTAGACCTGGGGCAATTATCCAACTGCATGTTCCCCGCTTTCGCAAAGACCGAGTCGAAGCTCTGGAACGATCTGCTTTGGTGCGAATCAGTCAGAACATCATGACCTGTCCCACCACGCGGGCGTTTAATGTGCTGACCGAGGCCCCAGTTTTTTACAAGATGGGCAGGAAAGTTGCTTTTTTTGGAGACGGTTATCAATTTCGCGACCAACGGCACGAGCGTAAGATGTGGGTGGTGCCCATCCTATCGGGTGAATTTGAAATCGAGCGTCGCCTGGGATATTCGGAAGGGCTGATGGGTGGTAATTTGTGGTTCTTTGGCAATACCGCTGATGGTGCTTTGGAAGCTGCAGACCGTGCAGCACAGGCTGCAAGCAAAATTGCTGGAGTATCGCTACCTTTCCCAGGTGGTGTGGCTGCAAGTGGGTCCAAGGCGGGCAGTAAATATTCGTTTACCATTGCCAGCACCTATGCAGAATATTGCCCGACACTGCGGGAAAAACTGGGAGACCAAAGCCGCTTGCCGGCAGGTGTTGTCTCTGT is a genomic window containing:
- the fhcD gene encoding formylmethanofuran--tetrahydromethanopterin N-formyltransferase, whose protein sequence is MADIEDTYAEAFRSLYTEILITARDRRWLDEAVRSATGNASSTILCDCEAGLDRYVGPGGDELFPTPDGRPGAIIQLHVPRFRKDRVEALERSALVRISQNIMTCPTTRAFNVLTEAPVFYKMGRKVAFFGDGYQFRDQRHERKMWVVPILSGEFEIERRLGYSEGLMGGNLWFFGNTADGALEAADRAAQAASKIAGVSLPFPGGVAASGSKAGSKYSFTIASTYAEYCPTLREKLGDQSRLPAGVVSVQEIIINGRNLQAIIQATQAAIEASVSTPDLQRISAGNYNGRLGKSFIYLHPEKQPLSVG
- a CDS encoding YebC/PmpR family DNA-binding transcriptional regulator, encoding MAGHSHWANISRKKSIVDAKRGKLFSKLSRYIIIAARNGGGDPDANLKLRYAIDKARAVSMPRENIERAIKRGTGELGGEQMEELVYEGFGPGGVAIICDVLTDNRNRTNGEVRKIFEKGGGNMGNPGCVGYLFTRKGLFLIEGEATNEETLMNIVLENGAEDLQRDGDHFQVTCDVSAFNGLQAALHAKGIHPTTEELAMIPSNQVELDVETGKKLVKLLETLDDNDDIQNVYSNGNITAEMSE
- the greA gene encoding transcription elongation factor GreA — protein: MIEERIPMTREGYDNLKAELSQMESHLLEITRRVATAREMGDLSENAEYHAAREDQGMQQAKIDQLKGKLARATIIDPNSLPRDVVVFGCTVTIKDMDTKDEDTYQLVGPGQDDPDENKILTSSPIGRGLLGKKKGDIAEIEVPKGLKRFKILKIAFE
- a CDS encoding M42 family metallopeptidase translates to MYDRSYTFLKDILETPSPSGFEQPVQGVVRSWSSEFADHIQTDVHGNVIASLQPKDPGSAPLRVMFAGHCDQLGLMVEYIDANGYLYFQPIGGWDVAVAIGQRMTVWSKSGPLTGLIARKAPHLLTPEERNKVPQIHELWLDIGVRNKEEASELVQLGDPVTVELGFREMLNGNVTSPAMDDKVGVWVAFEALRLLHQRDRRSAVYAVSTVQEEIGLRGATTSAYSVQPHVGIAIDVTHATDTPGSENKQIGDVKLGGGPVLYRGPNINPHVFAHLEAAAKRAEVPYQVRGANRATGTDANAIQLSRGGVATGLIGIPNRYMHSPVEMVHTDDLINAAILLAEFAASVDETTNWIP